In the Brachyhypopomus gauderio isolate BG-103 chromosome 4, BGAUD_0.2, whole genome shotgun sequence genome, one interval contains:
- the star gene encoding steroidogenic acute regulatory protein, mitochondrial, whose amino-acid sequence MLPATFKLCAGISYRHMRNMTGLRKNAMMAIHHELTKLSGPGPSSWVTHTRRRTSLLCSRIKEEPLSESEQCYIRQGEEALQKSISILSEQDGWQTEIETPTGDKVLSKVLPDIGKVFKLEVLLDQKPEDLYEELVDNIEQMGEWNPNVREVKVLQKIGQDTMVTHEVAAETPGNVVGPRDFVSVRSARRRGSTCFLAGMSTNHPSMPQQKGFVRAENGPTCIVMRPSANDPTKTKFTWLLSLDLKGWIPKTVINRVLSQTQVDFANHLRHRMASTSGLESAVTC is encoded by the exons ATGCTGCCTGCAACGTTTAAACTGTGCGCTGGTATTTCCTACAGGCACATGAGAAACATGACGG GCCTGAGGAAGAATGCCATGATGGCGATCCACCATGAGCTGACTAAGCTGTCTGGACCAGGACCCAGTAGCtgggtgacacacacacgcaggaggACTTCTCTGCtct GTAGCAGAATCAAGGAGGAACCACTAAGTGAATCCGAGCAGTGTTACATCAGGCAGGGAGAGGAGGCCCTCCAGAAGTCCATCAGCATCCTCAGTGAGCAGGATGGCTGGCAGACGGAGATAGAGACA CCCACAGGGGATAAAGTGCTGAGCAAGGTTCTGCCAGACATCGGGAAGGTCTTCAAACTGGAGGTTCTCCTTGACCAGAAGCCTGAAGACCTGTATGAAGAACTGGTGGATAACATAGAACAAATGGGGGAGTGGAACCCCAATGTCAGAGAAGTTAAG GTTCTACAGAAGATCGGCCAGGACACCATGGTGACCCACGAGGTGGCGGCTGAGACCCCGGGTAACGTGGTGGGCCCGCGGGACTTTGTGAGCGTGCGCAGTGCCAGGAGAAGAGGATCCACGTGCTTCCTGGCTGGGATGTCCACCAACCATCCCAGCATGCCCCAGCAGAAGGGCTTTGTGAG GGCGGAGAATGGCCCCACCTGTATTGTGATGAGACCCAGCGCTAATGACCCCACCAAGACAAAGTTCACCTGGTTACTCAGCTTAGACCTGAAG GGTTGGATCCCAAAGACCGTGATCAACAGAGTGCTCTCACAGACCCAGGTGGACTTTGCCAACCACCTCCGGCACAGAATGGCATCCACCAGTGGCCTGGAGTCAGCTGTGACCTGCTGA
- the grk5l gene encoding G protein-coupled receptor kinase 5 isoform X2 — protein sequence MELENIVANTVLLKAREGGGGKRKGRSKKWREILRFPHISQCVELSRSIERDYSSLCERQPIGRQLFRLYCETRPELLRCIHLLDAMEDYEVTPDEKRKSRGDEIIKKFLTKQSPECVDVVEGLAEQCRENLELSPCKEIFSDCRKALHDYLSGAPFSDYQNSMYFDRFLQWKMLERQPVTKDTFRQYRVLGKGGFGEVCACQVRATGKMYACKKLEKKRIKKRKGESMALNEKQILEKVNSRFVVSLAYAYETKDALCLVLTIMNGGDLKFHIYNMGTPGFQKERVQFYAAQICCGLQHLHRESIVYRDLKPENILLDDNGHIRISDLGLAIKVPEGEAIRGRVGTVGYMAPEVINNERYCMSPDWWGLGCLVYEMTAGRSPFRARKERVKREEVEKRVQEEEEEYSDKFTEDTKAICRMLLAKDPKQRLGCQTQGAAEVKTHPFFKNINFKRLEAGILEPSFVPDPRAVYCKDVLDIEQFSTVKGVNLDQTDNDFYSKFATGSVSIPWQNEMIETECFSDLNVFGPQGSRPPDLDWNQPPEPPRRRLLDRIFRRHPEVTVAHSRASSSSVNSVDSVSNSAP from the exons GTGGAGGAGGGAAGAGAAAGGGGCGGAGTAAGAAATGGCGAGAGATCCTCCGTTTCCCCCACATCAGCCAGTGTGTGGAGCTGAGTAGATCCATCG AAAGGGACTACTCCAGCCTGTGTGAGAGGCAGCCAATAGGAAGGCAGCTGTTTCGCCTCTACTGTGAGACCAGACCAGAACTACTACGATGCATTCACCTGCTGGATgccatg GAAGACTACGAGGTAACCCCGgatgagaagaggaagagtcGAGGAGATGAGATCATCAAGAAGTTCCTCACTAagcag TCTCCAGAGTGTGTGGACGTGGTTGAGGGCCTTGCCGAGCAATGCAGAGAAAATCTTGAACTGAGTCCCTGCAAAGAGATCTTCAGCGACTGCCGcaa GGCTCTGCACGACTACTTGAGTGGAGCTCCCTTCTCCGACTACCAGAACAGCATGTACTTCGACCGCTTCCTTCAGTGGAAGATGCTAGAAAG GCAGCCGGTTACTAAAGACACGTTTCGGCAATATCGGGTCCTTGGCAAGGGCGGTTTTGGAGAG gtGTGTGCCTGTCAGGTGAGAGCTACGGGGAAGATGTACGCCTGTAAGAAGCTGGAGAAGAAGAGGATCAAGAAGAGGAAGGGCGAGTCTATGGCCCTCAACGAGAAGCAGATCCTGGAGAAGGTCAACAGCAGATTCGTA GTGAGCTTGGCCTATGCGTATGAAACCAAAGACGCTCTGTGTCTGGTGCTCACCATCATGAATGGTGGTGACTTGAAgttccacatctacaacatgGGCACGCCCGGGTTCCAGAAGGAGCGGGTTCAGTTCTACGCTGCCCAGATCTGTTGTGGTCTTCAGCACCTGCATCGCGAGTCCATCGTCTACAG gGATTTAAAGCCAGAGAATATTCTCTTAGATGATAATG GTCACATCCGTATCTCGGACCTGGGGCTGGCCATCAAAGTGCCTGAGGGAGAGGCCATCAGAGGACGGGTGGGAACGGTGGGCTACATGG CTCCGGAGGTGATCAATAACGAGCGTTACTGCATGAGTCCGGATTGGTGGGGGCTGGGCTGCCTGGTGTACGAGATGACGGCCGGACGATCGCCCTTCCGCGCCCGCAAAGAACGAGTGAAgcgtgaggaggtggagaagagggtgcaggaggaggaggaggagtacagcGACAAGTTCACCGAGGACACCAAAGCCATCTGCAGGATG CTCTTAGCCAAAGACCCGAAGCAGAGGCTGGGGTGCCAGACCCAGGGGGCCGCGGAGGTCAAAACTCATCCTTTCTTCAAGAACATCAACTTCAAGAGACTTGAGGCCGGCATTCTGGAACCTTCCTTCGTGCCTGAT CCGCGGGCTGTGTACTGTAAAGACGTTTTGGACATCGAGCAGTTCTCCACGGTTAAGGGTGTTAACCTGGACCAAACAGACAATGATTTCTACTCCAAGTTTGCCACTGGTAGTGTCTCTATCCCCTGGCAGAATGAG ATGATAGAGACAGAATGCTTTAGTGACCTTAACGTCTTTGGGCCTCAGGGGTCGCGACCCCCCGACCTGGACTGGAACCAGCCGCCCGAGCCTCCACGGCGCCGCCTGCTGGACAGGATCTTTAGGAGACAT CCAGAGGTGACCGTCGCTCACAGCCGAGCCTCGTCTTCCAGCGTCAACTCTGTTGACTCCGTGTCAAACTCTGCCCCCTAG
- the grk5l gene encoding G protein-coupled receptor kinase 5 isoform X1: MELENIVANTVLLKAREGGGGKRKGRSKKWREILRFPHISQCVELSRSIERDYSSLCERQPIGRQLFRLYCETRPELLRCIHLLDAMEDYEVTPDEKRKSRGDEIIKKFLTKQSPECVDVVEGLAEQCRENLELSPCKEIFSDCRKALHDYLSGAPFSDYQNSMYFDRFLQWKMLERQPVTKDTFRQYRVLGKGGFGEVCACQVRATGKMYACKKLEKKRIKKRKGESMALNEKQILEKVNSRFVVSLAYAYETKDALCLVLTIMNGGDLKFHIYNMGTPGFQKERVQFYAAQICCGLQHLHRESIVYRDLKPENILLDDNGHIRISDLGLAIKVPEGEAIRGRVGTVGYMAPEVINNERYCMSPDWWGLGCLVYEMTAGRSPFRARKERVKREEVEKRVQEEEEEYSDKFTEDTKAICRMLLAKDPKQRLGCQTQGAAEVKTHPFFKNINFKRLEAGILEPSFVPDPRAVYCKDVLDIEQFSTVKGVNLDQTDNDFYSKFATGSVSIPWQNEMIETECFSDLNVFGPQGSRPPDLDWNQPPEPPRRRLLDRIFRRHQPEVTVAHSRASSSSVNSVDSVSNSAP, encoded by the exons GTGGAGGAGGGAAGAGAAAGGGGCGGAGTAAGAAATGGCGAGAGATCCTCCGTTTCCCCCACATCAGCCAGTGTGTGGAGCTGAGTAGATCCATCG AAAGGGACTACTCCAGCCTGTGTGAGAGGCAGCCAATAGGAAGGCAGCTGTTTCGCCTCTACTGTGAGACCAGACCAGAACTACTACGATGCATTCACCTGCTGGATgccatg GAAGACTACGAGGTAACCCCGgatgagaagaggaagagtcGAGGAGATGAGATCATCAAGAAGTTCCTCACTAagcag TCTCCAGAGTGTGTGGACGTGGTTGAGGGCCTTGCCGAGCAATGCAGAGAAAATCTTGAACTGAGTCCCTGCAAAGAGATCTTCAGCGACTGCCGcaa GGCTCTGCACGACTACTTGAGTGGAGCTCCCTTCTCCGACTACCAGAACAGCATGTACTTCGACCGCTTCCTTCAGTGGAAGATGCTAGAAAG GCAGCCGGTTACTAAAGACACGTTTCGGCAATATCGGGTCCTTGGCAAGGGCGGTTTTGGAGAG gtGTGTGCCTGTCAGGTGAGAGCTACGGGGAAGATGTACGCCTGTAAGAAGCTGGAGAAGAAGAGGATCAAGAAGAGGAAGGGCGAGTCTATGGCCCTCAACGAGAAGCAGATCCTGGAGAAGGTCAACAGCAGATTCGTA GTGAGCTTGGCCTATGCGTATGAAACCAAAGACGCTCTGTGTCTGGTGCTCACCATCATGAATGGTGGTGACTTGAAgttccacatctacaacatgGGCACGCCCGGGTTCCAGAAGGAGCGGGTTCAGTTCTACGCTGCCCAGATCTGTTGTGGTCTTCAGCACCTGCATCGCGAGTCCATCGTCTACAG gGATTTAAAGCCAGAGAATATTCTCTTAGATGATAATG GTCACATCCGTATCTCGGACCTGGGGCTGGCCATCAAAGTGCCTGAGGGAGAGGCCATCAGAGGACGGGTGGGAACGGTGGGCTACATGG CTCCGGAGGTGATCAATAACGAGCGTTACTGCATGAGTCCGGATTGGTGGGGGCTGGGCTGCCTGGTGTACGAGATGACGGCCGGACGATCGCCCTTCCGCGCCCGCAAAGAACGAGTGAAgcgtgaggaggtggagaagagggtgcaggaggaggaggaggagtacagcGACAAGTTCACCGAGGACACCAAAGCCATCTGCAGGATG CTCTTAGCCAAAGACCCGAAGCAGAGGCTGGGGTGCCAGACCCAGGGGGCCGCGGAGGTCAAAACTCATCCTTTCTTCAAGAACATCAACTTCAAGAGACTTGAGGCCGGCATTCTGGAACCTTCCTTCGTGCCTGAT CCGCGGGCTGTGTACTGTAAAGACGTTTTGGACATCGAGCAGTTCTCCACGGTTAAGGGTGTTAACCTGGACCAAACAGACAATGATTTCTACTCCAAGTTTGCCACTGGTAGTGTCTCTATCCCCTGGCAGAATGAG ATGATAGAGACAGAATGCTTTAGTGACCTTAACGTCTTTGGGCCTCAGGGGTCGCGACCCCCCGACCTGGACTGGAACCAGCCGCCCGAGCCTCCACGGCGCCGCCTGCTGGACAGGATCTTTAGGAGACAT CAGCCAGAGGTGACCGTCGCTCACAGCCGAGCCTCGTCTTCCAGCGTCAACTCTGTTGACTCCGTGTCAAACTCTGCCCCCTAG
- the grk5l gene encoding G protein-coupled receptor kinase 5 isoform X4 has product MEDYEVTPDEKRKSRGDEIIKKFLTKQSPECVDVVEGLAEQCRENLELSPCKEIFSDCRKALHDYLSGAPFSDYQNSMYFDRFLQWKMLERQPVTKDTFRQYRVLGKGGFGEVCACQVRATGKMYACKKLEKKRIKKRKGESMALNEKQILEKVNSRFVVSLAYAYETKDALCLVLTIMNGGDLKFHIYNMGTPGFQKERVQFYAAQICCGLQHLHRESIVYRDLKPENILLDDNGHIRISDLGLAIKVPEGEAIRGRVGTVGYMAPEVINNERYCMSPDWWGLGCLVYEMTAGRSPFRARKERVKREEVEKRVQEEEEEYSDKFTEDTKAICRMLLAKDPKQRLGCQTQGAAEVKTHPFFKNINFKRLEAGILEPSFVPDPRAVYCKDVLDIEQFSTVKGVNLDQTDNDFYSKFATGSVSIPWQNEMIETECFSDLNVFGPQGSRPPDLDWNQPPEPPRRRLLDRIFRRHQPEVTVAHSRASSSSVNSVDSVSNSAP; this is encoded by the exons atg GAAGACTACGAGGTAACCCCGgatgagaagaggaagagtcGAGGAGATGAGATCATCAAGAAGTTCCTCACTAagcag TCTCCAGAGTGTGTGGACGTGGTTGAGGGCCTTGCCGAGCAATGCAGAGAAAATCTTGAACTGAGTCCCTGCAAAGAGATCTTCAGCGACTGCCGcaa GGCTCTGCACGACTACTTGAGTGGAGCTCCCTTCTCCGACTACCAGAACAGCATGTACTTCGACCGCTTCCTTCAGTGGAAGATGCTAGAAAG GCAGCCGGTTACTAAAGACACGTTTCGGCAATATCGGGTCCTTGGCAAGGGCGGTTTTGGAGAG gtGTGTGCCTGTCAGGTGAGAGCTACGGGGAAGATGTACGCCTGTAAGAAGCTGGAGAAGAAGAGGATCAAGAAGAGGAAGGGCGAGTCTATGGCCCTCAACGAGAAGCAGATCCTGGAGAAGGTCAACAGCAGATTCGTA GTGAGCTTGGCCTATGCGTATGAAACCAAAGACGCTCTGTGTCTGGTGCTCACCATCATGAATGGTGGTGACTTGAAgttccacatctacaacatgGGCACGCCCGGGTTCCAGAAGGAGCGGGTTCAGTTCTACGCTGCCCAGATCTGTTGTGGTCTTCAGCACCTGCATCGCGAGTCCATCGTCTACAG gGATTTAAAGCCAGAGAATATTCTCTTAGATGATAATG GTCACATCCGTATCTCGGACCTGGGGCTGGCCATCAAAGTGCCTGAGGGAGAGGCCATCAGAGGACGGGTGGGAACGGTGGGCTACATGG CTCCGGAGGTGATCAATAACGAGCGTTACTGCATGAGTCCGGATTGGTGGGGGCTGGGCTGCCTGGTGTACGAGATGACGGCCGGACGATCGCCCTTCCGCGCCCGCAAAGAACGAGTGAAgcgtgaggaggtggagaagagggtgcaggaggaggaggaggagtacagcGACAAGTTCACCGAGGACACCAAAGCCATCTGCAGGATG CTCTTAGCCAAAGACCCGAAGCAGAGGCTGGGGTGCCAGACCCAGGGGGCCGCGGAGGTCAAAACTCATCCTTTCTTCAAGAACATCAACTTCAAGAGACTTGAGGCCGGCATTCTGGAACCTTCCTTCGTGCCTGAT CCGCGGGCTGTGTACTGTAAAGACGTTTTGGACATCGAGCAGTTCTCCACGGTTAAGGGTGTTAACCTGGACCAAACAGACAATGATTTCTACTCCAAGTTTGCCACTGGTAGTGTCTCTATCCCCTGGCAGAATGAG ATGATAGAGACAGAATGCTTTAGTGACCTTAACGTCTTTGGGCCTCAGGGGTCGCGACCCCCCGACCTGGACTGGAACCAGCCGCCCGAGCCTCCACGGCGCCGCCTGCTGGACAGGATCTTTAGGAGACAT CAGCCAGAGGTGACCGTCGCTCACAGCCGAGCCTCGTCTTCCAGCGTCAACTCTGTTGACTCCGTGTCAAACTCTGCCCCCTAG
- the grk5l gene encoding G protein-coupled receptor kinase 5 isoform X3, producing MELENIVANTVLLKAREGGGGKRKGRSKKWREILRFPHISQCVELSRSIERDYSSLCERQPIGRQLFRLYCETRPELLRCIHLLDAMEDYEVTPDEKRKSRGDEIIKKFLTKQSPECVDVVEGLAEQCRENLELSPCKEIFSDCRKALHDYLSGAPFSDYQNSMYFDRFLQWKMLERQPVTKDTFRQYRVLGKGGFGEVCACQVRATGKMYACKKLEKKRIKKRKGESMALNEKQILEKVNSRFVVSLAYAYETKDALCLVLTIMNGGDLKFHIYNMGTPGFQKERVQFYAAQICCGLQHLHRESIVYRDLKPENILLDDNGHIRISDLGLAIKVPEGEAIRGRVGTVGYMAPEVINNERYCMSPDWWGLGCLVYEMTAGRSPFRARKERVKREEVEKRVQEEEEEYSDKFTEDTKAICRMLLAKDPKQRLGCQTQGAAEVKTHPFFKNINFKRLEAGILEPSFVPDPRAVYCKDVLDIEQFSTVKGVNLDQTDNDFYSKFATGSVSIPWQNEMIETECFSDLNVFGPQGSRPPDLDWNQPPEPPRRRLLDRIFRRHVRITSSPSEEQSREHSS from the exons GTGGAGGAGGGAAGAGAAAGGGGCGGAGTAAGAAATGGCGAGAGATCCTCCGTTTCCCCCACATCAGCCAGTGTGTGGAGCTGAGTAGATCCATCG AAAGGGACTACTCCAGCCTGTGTGAGAGGCAGCCAATAGGAAGGCAGCTGTTTCGCCTCTACTGTGAGACCAGACCAGAACTACTACGATGCATTCACCTGCTGGATgccatg GAAGACTACGAGGTAACCCCGgatgagaagaggaagagtcGAGGAGATGAGATCATCAAGAAGTTCCTCACTAagcag TCTCCAGAGTGTGTGGACGTGGTTGAGGGCCTTGCCGAGCAATGCAGAGAAAATCTTGAACTGAGTCCCTGCAAAGAGATCTTCAGCGACTGCCGcaa GGCTCTGCACGACTACTTGAGTGGAGCTCCCTTCTCCGACTACCAGAACAGCATGTACTTCGACCGCTTCCTTCAGTGGAAGATGCTAGAAAG GCAGCCGGTTACTAAAGACACGTTTCGGCAATATCGGGTCCTTGGCAAGGGCGGTTTTGGAGAG gtGTGTGCCTGTCAGGTGAGAGCTACGGGGAAGATGTACGCCTGTAAGAAGCTGGAGAAGAAGAGGATCAAGAAGAGGAAGGGCGAGTCTATGGCCCTCAACGAGAAGCAGATCCTGGAGAAGGTCAACAGCAGATTCGTA GTGAGCTTGGCCTATGCGTATGAAACCAAAGACGCTCTGTGTCTGGTGCTCACCATCATGAATGGTGGTGACTTGAAgttccacatctacaacatgGGCACGCCCGGGTTCCAGAAGGAGCGGGTTCAGTTCTACGCTGCCCAGATCTGTTGTGGTCTTCAGCACCTGCATCGCGAGTCCATCGTCTACAG gGATTTAAAGCCAGAGAATATTCTCTTAGATGATAATG GTCACATCCGTATCTCGGACCTGGGGCTGGCCATCAAAGTGCCTGAGGGAGAGGCCATCAGAGGACGGGTGGGAACGGTGGGCTACATGG CTCCGGAGGTGATCAATAACGAGCGTTACTGCATGAGTCCGGATTGGTGGGGGCTGGGCTGCCTGGTGTACGAGATGACGGCCGGACGATCGCCCTTCCGCGCCCGCAAAGAACGAGTGAAgcgtgaggaggtggagaagagggtgcaggaggaggaggaggagtacagcGACAAGTTCACCGAGGACACCAAAGCCATCTGCAGGATG CTCTTAGCCAAAGACCCGAAGCAGAGGCTGGGGTGCCAGACCCAGGGGGCCGCGGAGGTCAAAACTCATCCTTTCTTCAAGAACATCAACTTCAAGAGACTTGAGGCCGGCATTCTGGAACCTTCCTTCGTGCCTGAT CCGCGGGCTGTGTACTGTAAAGACGTTTTGGACATCGAGCAGTTCTCCACGGTTAAGGGTGTTAACCTGGACCAAACAGACAATGATTTCTACTCCAAGTTTGCCACTGGTAGTGTCTCTATCCCCTGGCAGAATGAG ATGATAGAGACAGAATGCTTTAGTGACCTTAACGTCTTTGGGCCTCAGGGGTCGCGACCCCCCGACCTGGACTGGAACCAGCCGCCCGAGCCTCCACGGCGCCGCCTGCTGGACAGGATCTTTAGGAGACATGTGAGGATCACCTCCTCCCCCAGCGAGGAGCAGTCTCGAGAACACAGTAGTTAA